The following proteins are co-located in the Bombus pascuorum chromosome 3, iyBomPasc1.1, whole genome shotgun sequence genome:
- the LOC132905379 gene encoding GTPase-activating protein and VPS9 domain-containing protein 1 isoform X2, producing the protein MSSANSVESLGTLQWDIIELANHLRQERLFVTSEQQNLQILNEKVLYASSNLAQQAWITAQQRVNLNQLIMSKPYCTPASCCQRANTLENSNFVDVYKYLRYQTCLSYGEFLGALRKSPKLIASCLVEGDKLLPDSVQTIVQSLAAGLYGSCLLPEDKILVLKLLKHLMLLQIVPSDNPRRLLRHSTCAFSRFYSVFHESLFSAKFFLTAALHNPIIQLLMEDEMFLDIDPDKAPIRFPPSERLKKFGKEGTAEYETKLQRYRLWTINSLFHITQRFIISIRENMHCFPSSVCWLVRQMAGLLGKSGNVDSKEVHAMCTDLVFTYFICPAIVNPEPYGITDAPISYIARFNLMQVGQILQMLSLMKYQAVDSKTFDLYKKFDKDSVSSIIDAMVDGAEELEDEPNIIDNNKLRGLSRSAALFTETELNTLITFLQTIAKETTVENASRSAAFEKKQLIDMLSQLPSGSLTTNKLANNASVETTNKKGGLLGKGKGRGIRVSSSSSFSSNTTNDGVDELNGTSTPEEESVDKNPQDVLVIPFGPNTGEFVGLLSEQKVLCTELQSNIDNGSVNLNLSDDISNVHDRQNNCGVERTESQEKKTRFSLSHDEVLFEGFIGNTSDNLEAVSEAASNHSVASSLELETEDQNDNLSDMVSASVSGRGTPNISGRDTPSSQIIEGDEGRTVGETRQLDLPPSNIPTKQSRCEIDDKFCKFEIKKLIEGDETVSMVSDTWSTDVLASDSEIIEQQEKVLYPHSSEQAPPVLPTTSDSVPQAVLDVSETASEAWSTDVLASDSERLTEVDTDDTASVARSDDTARSEIEVEPRSEAEITEKTMIQAIPQNVTTTECVSTTNLRSISINQENMQFPTTVVLSPTNSLSASSLNITGQNASRSDYQSSGTEYVDKNANSIDGSSTNYDKSICEDRLVHLIDKLHIENGKSQMEQTSSTHNRISVAAVAPALLLANHISPPTLSSAEKSHNANIKLESQELESSLVSSVDETVNENGSDGVVGLSTGSLASSSSSGSETRIKSTSSELPLSMGAMNESCDMTINDCPKPTVSSGAIPKSISFDMTAERGDKELLDDDQKNKRSFFGKLKMSLRNRRGKAIRGTDDIGRCYDREAIGDNIDIGRHRLRRIMSEDVSSTGNPSGDSTDDILAKYRRKPSAASDTEVSVESNQSRTKEPTEDERLLIDPNNVELSYAFADAKRKLRMVLSTADLQHIPWSAASERNYWSQKENELVAFLQLQLAEAINLQDRALIAHLHETLRCVRLFNDDGCRKLFKSLREDYQKRSPYIAYLIRCRQGLLSTLAHLDRLCIRVKCDRDAVNNHLVSACVKVFLEKKESLLLRFCDEFKKLTLADEKQDLVDSFLSKLNTKIDNDSIWQCACENQLNLARVVVERTVMARVYHNALYPNGDGDVYRDQLLHDHIKKLANVVTPNHKDLRIPKIYHYECPWPWAQAELAVISAYKTPRDKLQCVFRCATTIMNLLSMATERGVPAADDLIPVLVYVIIKTNPPSLLSTIQYVDSFYGNRLGGEEQYWWTQFCSAIEFIKTMD; encoded by the exons ATGTCATCGGCAAATAGTGTAGAATCCTTGGGAACACTACAATGGGATATAATCGAATTAGCCAATCATTTGCGTCAAGAACGCCTGTTTGTTACTTCGGAAcaacaaaatttacaaatactCAATGAAAAG GTGTTATATGCATCATCCAATTTAGCACAACAAGCATGGATTACAGCGCAGCAAAGAGTTAATCTTAATCAGTTGATAATGTCTAAACCATACTGTACACCAGCATCTTGTTGTCAAAGAGCAAATACattggaaaattcaaattttgtcGATGTGTACAAGTATTTACGTTATCAGACATGTTTGTCATATGGGGAATTCTTAGGTGCTCTTAGAAAGTCTCCAAAGCTAATTGCATCATGTTTAGTTGAGGGGGACAAATTACTACCAGACTCTGTGCAAACTATAGTTCAATCATTAGCAGCTGGTTTATATGGTAGTTGTTTATTACCAGAGGATAAAATTTTGGTTTTAAAGTTATTGAAACATCTAATGCTGCTACAAATTGTACCATCTGATAATCCTCGGAGATTACTCAGACACAGCACATGTGCTTTCTCTAGGTTTTATTCAGTTTTTCATGAGAGTCTATTTTCAGCAAAGTTTTTCTTAACTGCTGCTTTACATAACCCTATTATACAGTTATTAATGGAAGATGAAATGTTTCTTGATATTGACCCAGATAAAGCACCCATAAGATTTCCTCCGTCTGaaagattaaagaaatttGGCAAGGAAGGTACTGCAGAGTATGAAACAAAGCTACAACGTTATAGGCTCTGGACAATTAATTCTCTATTCCACATTACACAAAGATTTATAATCAGTATACGAGAAAATATGCATTGTTTTCCAAGTAGTGTATGTTGGTTGGTTAGACAGATGGCAGGACTTTTGGGAAAAAGTGGGAATGTTGATTCAAAAGAGGTACATGCAATGTGCACTGATTTggtttttacatatttcatatgtcCTGCAATAGTAAATCCAGAGCCATATGGTATCACTGATGCACCTATTAGCTACATTGCCCGATTCAATCTCATGCAAGTTGGACAAATTTTGCAAATGCTTTCCTTAATGAAATACCAGGCTGTTGACAGCAAAACATTTGATCTATACAAGAAGTTCGATAAGGATTCCGTTTCTTCTATAATAGATGCAATGGTGGACGGTGCAGAAGAACTCGAGGACGAGCCTAATAtcattgataataataaacttcGAGGTCTTTCTCGCTCTGCTGCTTTATTTACAGAAACGGAATTGAATACATTAATTACGTTTCTGCAAACTATAGCTAAAGAAACTACGGTAGAAAACGCTTCACGGTCCGCTGCTtttgaaaagaaacaattgaTTGATATGCTCTCTCAGTTACCTTCCGGTTCCTTAACTACTAATAAATTGGCTAACAATGCTTCTGTTGAAACTACCAACAAGAAGGGAGGTTTATTAGGAAAAG GAAAGGGTCGGGGAATTCGAGTATCATCATCGTCATCATTCTCGTCTAATACGACTAATGACGGGGTAGATGAATTGAATGGCACTTCAACCCCTGAAGAAGAATCTGTTGACAAAAATCCTCAAGATGTTCTTGTAATTCCATTTGGACCAAATACAGGAGAATTCGTAGGACTTCTTAGTGAACAAAAG GTGTTATGCACAGAACTTCAATCCAATATAGATAATGGTTCAGTTAATCTAAATCTTTCTGATGACATATCCAATGTGCATGACAGACAAAACAATTGTGGTGTTGAACGTACAGAAAGtcaagaaaaaaagacaagATTTTCGCTATCTCATGATGAag TTTTATTCGAAGGTTTTATCGGAAATACTTCGGATAATTTAGAAGCGGTATCAGAAGCTGCATCAAACCACAGTGTCGCTTCCTCGCTTGAGTTGGAAACGGAAGATCAAAATGATAATCTCTCAGATATGGTATCTGCCAGTGTATCAGGACGAGGAACGCCTAATATATCAg GTCGTGACACCCCGTCATCTCAAATTATCGAAGGAGATGAAGGACGGACAGTGGGTGAAACTCGACAATTAGATTTACCTCCGTCGAATATACCGACCAAACAAAGTCGATGCGAAATAGATGACAAGTTctgtaaatttgaaattaaaaaattaattgaag GAGATGAAACTGTTTCGATGGTATCTGATACCTGGTCAACTGATGTTCTGGCTTCCGATAGCGAAATAATCGAGCAACAAGAGAAAGTGTTATATCCCCATTCGTCTGAGCAAGCTCCTCCAGTTTTACCAACAACGTCAGATTCAGTACCACAAGCTGTATTAGATGTTAGTGAAACTGCATCGGAAGCATGGAGTACCGATGTATTAGCTAGTGATTCTGAAAGATTGACAGAGGTCGATACCGACGATACTGCTAGCGTTGCAAG ATCTGATGATACCGCAAGATCCGAAATCGAAGTTGAACCTCGTAGCGAAGCTGAAATAACCGAAAAAACCATGATACAAGCGATTCCTC aaaatgttacaACAACCGAATGTGTGTCAACAACGAATCttcgatcgatatcgataaaTCAGGAAAATATGCAATTTCCTACAACTGTTGTTCTTTCACCAACAAACTCTCTCTCGGCATCGTCCTTAAATATAACTGGACAAAATGCAAGCAGGTCTGATTATCAATCAAGCGGGACAGAATATGTCGACAAAAATGCCAACAGCATTGACGGTAGCTCAACAAATTATGATAAATCCATATGCGAGGACAGATTAGTCCATCTCATAGACAAACTTCACATTGAGAATGGAAAAAGTCAAATGGAACAAACTTCTTCGACTCATAATCGTATCAGTGTAGCAGCAGTTGCGCCAGCTTTATTATTAGCCAATCATATATCACCGCCCACATTGTCGAGCGCAGAAAAATCGCACAATGCCAACATAAAATTAGAG TCGCAGGAATTAGAAAGTAGCTTAGTCAGTTCGGTTGACGAAACTGTTAACGAAAATGGCTCGGACGGTGTTGTTGGATTAAGTACCGGGAGCTTGGCATCCAGCAGTAGTTCTGGTTCTGAGACACGAATAAAATCTACAAGTTCGGAGTTGCCACTATCGATGGGAGCAATGAATGAGAGTTGCGATATGACGATCAATGACTGTCCGAAACCAACCGTATCCAGTGGAGCCATACCAAAAAGTATTAGCTTCGATATGACTGCGGAACGCGGAGACAAGGAATTGTTGGACGATgatcagaaaaataaaagaagtttTTTTGGAAAACTGAAAATGTCTCTGCGAAATCGGCGAGGTAAGGCGATTCGTGGCACAGACGATATCGGCAGATGTTACGATCGAGAAGCCATCGGCGATAATATTGACATAGGACGACATAGATTACGTAGAATAATGTCAGAAGATGTGTCATCAACCGGTAACCCGAGCGGTG atAGTACGGACGATATCTTAGCTAAATACAGAAGGAAACCGAGTGCAGCAAGCGATACGGAAGTATCTGTAGAAAGTAATCAGTCTCGTACGAAAGAACCTACCGAGGATGAAAGGCTTCTTATAGATCCGAATAATGTTGAGCTTTCCTACGCATTTGCTGatgcaaaaagaaaattgcgaATGGTACTTAGTACCGCTGATCTCCAACATATTCCTTGGAGTGCTGCATCCGAG CGGAATTATTGGTcgcaaaaagaaaatgaattagTCGCCTTCCTACAGTTGCAGTTGGCAGAAGCTATCAATTTACAAGACAGAGCGTTGATAGCGCATTTACACGAAACATTACGTTGCGTTAGATTATTTAACGACGACGggtgtagaaaattatttaaatcgttACGCGAAGATTACCAAAAACGATCTCCTTATATTGCGTATTTGATTAGATGTCGTCAAGGATTACTCTCTACATTGGCTCATTTGGATAG ATTATGTATTAGAGTGAAATGTGATCGAGATGCTGTTAATAATCATCTTGTATCTGCTTGCGTGAAAGtttttttagaaaagaaagaatccCTTTTACTACGTTTTTGTgatgaatttaaaaagttaacaTTAGCAGATGAAAAACAAGACTTGGTCGATAGCTTTCTAAGCAAACTTAATACGAAAATAGACAATGATTCAATTTGGCAGT GTGCTTGCGAAAATCAACTAAATTTGGCAAGAGTTGTAGTTGAAAGGACTGTAATGGCACGTGTTTACCACAACGCGCTTTATCCAAATGGAGACGGTGACGTTTACAGGGACCAATTACTTCATGATCATATTAAAAAACTGGCCAATGTTGTAACGCCGAACCACAAGGATTTACGAATTCCtaaaatataccattacgaatgTCCCTGGCCATGGGCTCAAGCGGAATTAGCTGTGATATCAGCATATAAGACACCTAGAGATAAGTTGCAATGTGTCTTTCGTTGTGCTACCACCATCATGAACTTGCTTTCGATGGCAACCGAGAGGGGAGTACCCGCAGCCGATGATCTAATTCCTGTATTAGTCTACGTTATCATTAAA aCTAACCCGCCGTCCTTACTTTCCACTATACAATATGTGGATAGTTTCTATGGGAATCGATTAGGAGGAGAAGAACAATATTGGTGGACGCAATTTTGTTCCGCGATTGAATTTATAAAGACTATGGATTAA
- the LOC132905419 gene encoding large ribosomal subunit protein mL46 yields the protein MMFRRILTLRTSNGLPFLTPGISSITKVISRTLSEQEDIDVVGKWDLLSAVCLERHPVITKPMLDIEVRYQNMLQQIEYENSMISDFEMRKQKIRSQKTQTSAKKTDNIISKDTIQDIEDSWEEELKNFKFASKISEVEEDNAVVSLKRKLDKNLVLLVEQNVGDSNFWIPPQSIRRHGETMIQTAHRSVQELCGNDIKVQFYGNAPIGFYQYMYPRNIQEKGQNGAKIFYFLAKYISGDISSNVKHCWLDREELKKTLHPDVHKSIAKFLLPD from the exons ATGATGtttagaagaattttaacATTACGCACATCAAATGGTTTACCTTTTTTAACACCAG GTATTTCATCAATAACTAAGGTTATATCTCGAACATTATCAGAGCAAGAGGACATAGACGTTGTAGGAAAATGGGATTTATTAAGCGCTGTTTGCTTAGAACGTCATCCAGTAATTACAAAACCCATGTTAGATATAGAAGTAAGATACCAAAACATGCTACAACAGATAGAATATGAAAACAGTATGATATCAGACTTTGAAATGCGAAAACAAAAGATCAGAAGTCAGAAAACACAGACATCTGCTAAAAAAacagataatattatttctaagGATACAATACAAGACATTGAAGATTCTTGggaagaagaattaaaaaacttTAAATTTGCTTCAAAAATAAGTG AAGTTGAAGAAGATAATGCAGTTGTATCACTGAAACGCAAGCTAGATAAAAATTTAGTGTTATTAGTAGAACAAAATGTTGGCGATTCTAATTTCTGGATTCCCCCACAAAGTATAAGAAGACATGGAGAAACTATGATACAA ACTGCACATAGAAGTGTTCAAGAATTGTGCGGAAATGACATCAAAGTACAATTTTATGGCAATGCGCCAATtggattttatcaatatatgtaTCCTAGAAATATACAAGAGAAAGGCCAAAATGGAGcaaaaattttctactttttagcAAAATATATAAGTGGAGATATTTCTTCCAATGTAAAGCACTGTTGGTTAGATAGAGAAGAACTTAAAAAAACTTTACACCCTGATGTTCACAAAAGTATAGCTAAATTCTTATTACCTGATTAA
- the LOC132905379 gene encoding GTPase-activating protein and VPS9 domain-containing protein 1 isoform X1, with the protein MSSANSVESLGTLQWDIIELANHLRQERLFVTSEQQNLQILNEKVLYASSNLAQQAWITAQQRVNLNQLIMSKPYCTPASCCQRANTLENSNFVDVYKYLRYQTCLSYGEFLGALRKSPKLIASCLVEGDKLLPDSVQTIVQSLAAGLYGSCLLPEDKILVLKLLKHLMLLQIVPSDNPRRLLRHSTCAFSRFYSVFHESLFSAKFFLTAALHNPIIQLLMEDEMFLDIDPDKAPIRFPPSERLKKFGKEGTAEYETKLQRYRLWTINSLFHITQRFIISIRENMHCFPSSVCWLVRQMAGLLGKSGNVDSKEVHAMCTDLVFTYFICPAIVNPEPYGITDAPISYIARFNLMQVGQILQMLSLMKYQAVDSKTFDLYKKFDKDSVSSIIDAMVDGAEELEDEPNIIDNNKLRGLSRSAALFTETELNTLITFLQTIAKETTVENASRSAAFEKKQLIDMLSQLPSGSLTTNKLANNASVETTNKKGGLLGKGKGRGIRVSSSSSFSSNTTNDGVDELNGTSTPEEESVDKNPQDVLVIPFGPNTGEFVGLLSEQKVLCTELQSNIDNGSVNLNLSDDISNVHDRQNNCGVERTESQEKKTRFSLSHDEVLFEGFIGNTSDNLEAVSEAASNHSVASSLELETEDQNDNLSDMVSASVSGRGTPNISGRDTPSSQIIEGDEGRTVGETRQLDLPPSNIPTKQSRCEIDDKFCKFEIKKLIEGDETVSMVSDTWSTDVLASDSEIIEQQEKVLYPHSSEQAPPVLPTTSDSVPQAVLDVSETASEAWSTDVLASDSERLTEVDTDDTASVARSDDTARSEIEVEPRSEAEITEKTMIQAIPRKNKNVTTTECVSTTNLRSISINQENMQFPTTVVLSPTNSLSASSLNITGQNASRSDYQSSGTEYVDKNANSIDGSSTNYDKSICEDRLVHLIDKLHIENGKSQMEQTSSTHNRISVAAVAPALLLANHISPPTLSSAEKSHNANIKLESQELESSLVSSVDETVNENGSDGVVGLSTGSLASSSSSGSETRIKSTSSELPLSMGAMNESCDMTINDCPKPTVSSGAIPKSISFDMTAERGDKELLDDDQKNKRSFFGKLKMSLRNRRGKAIRGTDDIGRCYDREAIGDNIDIGRHRLRRIMSEDVSSTGNPSGDSTDDILAKYRRKPSAASDTEVSVESNQSRTKEPTEDERLLIDPNNVELSYAFADAKRKLRMVLSTADLQHIPWSAASERNYWSQKENELVAFLQLQLAEAINLQDRALIAHLHETLRCVRLFNDDGCRKLFKSLREDYQKRSPYIAYLIRCRQGLLSTLAHLDRLCIRVKCDRDAVNNHLVSACVKVFLEKKESLLLRFCDEFKKLTLADEKQDLVDSFLSKLNTKIDNDSIWQCACENQLNLARVVVERTVMARVYHNALYPNGDGDVYRDQLLHDHIKKLANVVTPNHKDLRIPKIYHYECPWPWAQAELAVISAYKTPRDKLQCVFRCATTIMNLLSMATERGVPAADDLIPVLVYVIIKTNPPSLLSTIQYVDSFYGNRLGGEEQYWWTQFCSAIEFIKTMD; encoded by the exons ATGTCATCGGCAAATAGTGTAGAATCCTTGGGAACACTACAATGGGATATAATCGAATTAGCCAATCATTTGCGTCAAGAACGCCTGTTTGTTACTTCGGAAcaacaaaatttacaaatactCAATGAAAAG GTGTTATATGCATCATCCAATTTAGCACAACAAGCATGGATTACAGCGCAGCAAAGAGTTAATCTTAATCAGTTGATAATGTCTAAACCATACTGTACACCAGCATCTTGTTGTCAAAGAGCAAATACattggaaaattcaaattttgtcGATGTGTACAAGTATTTACGTTATCAGACATGTTTGTCATATGGGGAATTCTTAGGTGCTCTTAGAAAGTCTCCAAAGCTAATTGCATCATGTTTAGTTGAGGGGGACAAATTACTACCAGACTCTGTGCAAACTATAGTTCAATCATTAGCAGCTGGTTTATATGGTAGTTGTTTATTACCAGAGGATAAAATTTTGGTTTTAAAGTTATTGAAACATCTAATGCTGCTACAAATTGTACCATCTGATAATCCTCGGAGATTACTCAGACACAGCACATGTGCTTTCTCTAGGTTTTATTCAGTTTTTCATGAGAGTCTATTTTCAGCAAAGTTTTTCTTAACTGCTGCTTTACATAACCCTATTATACAGTTATTAATGGAAGATGAAATGTTTCTTGATATTGACCCAGATAAAGCACCCATAAGATTTCCTCCGTCTGaaagattaaagaaatttGGCAAGGAAGGTACTGCAGAGTATGAAACAAAGCTACAACGTTATAGGCTCTGGACAATTAATTCTCTATTCCACATTACACAAAGATTTATAATCAGTATACGAGAAAATATGCATTGTTTTCCAAGTAGTGTATGTTGGTTGGTTAGACAGATGGCAGGACTTTTGGGAAAAAGTGGGAATGTTGATTCAAAAGAGGTACATGCAATGTGCACTGATTTggtttttacatatttcatatgtcCTGCAATAGTAAATCCAGAGCCATATGGTATCACTGATGCACCTATTAGCTACATTGCCCGATTCAATCTCATGCAAGTTGGACAAATTTTGCAAATGCTTTCCTTAATGAAATACCAGGCTGTTGACAGCAAAACATTTGATCTATACAAGAAGTTCGATAAGGATTCCGTTTCTTCTATAATAGATGCAATGGTGGACGGTGCAGAAGAACTCGAGGACGAGCCTAATAtcattgataataataaacttcGAGGTCTTTCTCGCTCTGCTGCTTTATTTACAGAAACGGAATTGAATACATTAATTACGTTTCTGCAAACTATAGCTAAAGAAACTACGGTAGAAAACGCTTCACGGTCCGCTGCTtttgaaaagaaacaattgaTTGATATGCTCTCTCAGTTACCTTCCGGTTCCTTAACTACTAATAAATTGGCTAACAATGCTTCTGTTGAAACTACCAACAAGAAGGGAGGTTTATTAGGAAAAG GAAAGGGTCGGGGAATTCGAGTATCATCATCGTCATCATTCTCGTCTAATACGACTAATGACGGGGTAGATGAATTGAATGGCACTTCAACCCCTGAAGAAGAATCTGTTGACAAAAATCCTCAAGATGTTCTTGTAATTCCATTTGGACCAAATACAGGAGAATTCGTAGGACTTCTTAGTGAACAAAAG GTGTTATGCACAGAACTTCAATCCAATATAGATAATGGTTCAGTTAATCTAAATCTTTCTGATGACATATCCAATGTGCATGACAGACAAAACAATTGTGGTGTTGAACGTACAGAAAGtcaagaaaaaaagacaagATTTTCGCTATCTCATGATGAag TTTTATTCGAAGGTTTTATCGGAAATACTTCGGATAATTTAGAAGCGGTATCAGAAGCTGCATCAAACCACAGTGTCGCTTCCTCGCTTGAGTTGGAAACGGAAGATCAAAATGATAATCTCTCAGATATGGTATCTGCCAGTGTATCAGGACGAGGAACGCCTAATATATCAg GTCGTGACACCCCGTCATCTCAAATTATCGAAGGAGATGAAGGACGGACAGTGGGTGAAACTCGACAATTAGATTTACCTCCGTCGAATATACCGACCAAACAAAGTCGATGCGAAATAGATGACAAGTTctgtaaatttgaaattaaaaaattaattgaag GAGATGAAACTGTTTCGATGGTATCTGATACCTGGTCAACTGATGTTCTGGCTTCCGATAGCGAAATAATCGAGCAACAAGAGAAAGTGTTATATCCCCATTCGTCTGAGCAAGCTCCTCCAGTTTTACCAACAACGTCAGATTCAGTACCACAAGCTGTATTAGATGTTAGTGAAACTGCATCGGAAGCATGGAGTACCGATGTATTAGCTAGTGATTCTGAAAGATTGACAGAGGTCGATACCGACGATACTGCTAGCGTTGCAAG ATCTGATGATACCGCAAGATCCGAAATCGAAGTTGAACCTCGTAGCGAAGCTGAAATAACCGAAAAAACCATGATACAAGCGATTCCTCGTAAGAAca aaaatgttacaACAACCGAATGTGTGTCAACAACGAATCttcgatcgatatcgataaaTCAGGAAAATATGCAATTTCCTACAACTGTTGTTCTTTCACCAACAAACTCTCTCTCGGCATCGTCCTTAAATATAACTGGACAAAATGCAAGCAGGTCTGATTATCAATCAAGCGGGACAGAATATGTCGACAAAAATGCCAACAGCATTGACGGTAGCTCAACAAATTATGATAAATCCATATGCGAGGACAGATTAGTCCATCTCATAGACAAACTTCACATTGAGAATGGAAAAAGTCAAATGGAACAAACTTCTTCGACTCATAATCGTATCAGTGTAGCAGCAGTTGCGCCAGCTTTATTATTAGCCAATCATATATCACCGCCCACATTGTCGAGCGCAGAAAAATCGCACAATGCCAACATAAAATTAGAG TCGCAGGAATTAGAAAGTAGCTTAGTCAGTTCGGTTGACGAAACTGTTAACGAAAATGGCTCGGACGGTGTTGTTGGATTAAGTACCGGGAGCTTGGCATCCAGCAGTAGTTCTGGTTCTGAGACACGAATAAAATCTACAAGTTCGGAGTTGCCACTATCGATGGGAGCAATGAATGAGAGTTGCGATATGACGATCAATGACTGTCCGAAACCAACCGTATCCAGTGGAGCCATACCAAAAAGTATTAGCTTCGATATGACTGCGGAACGCGGAGACAAGGAATTGTTGGACGATgatcagaaaaataaaagaagtttTTTTGGAAAACTGAAAATGTCTCTGCGAAATCGGCGAGGTAAGGCGATTCGTGGCACAGACGATATCGGCAGATGTTACGATCGAGAAGCCATCGGCGATAATATTGACATAGGACGACATAGATTACGTAGAATAATGTCAGAAGATGTGTCATCAACCGGTAACCCGAGCGGTG atAGTACGGACGATATCTTAGCTAAATACAGAAGGAAACCGAGTGCAGCAAGCGATACGGAAGTATCTGTAGAAAGTAATCAGTCTCGTACGAAAGAACCTACCGAGGATGAAAGGCTTCTTATAGATCCGAATAATGTTGAGCTTTCCTACGCATTTGCTGatgcaaaaagaaaattgcgaATGGTACTTAGTACCGCTGATCTCCAACATATTCCTTGGAGTGCTGCATCCGAG CGGAATTATTGGTcgcaaaaagaaaatgaattagTCGCCTTCCTACAGTTGCAGTTGGCAGAAGCTATCAATTTACAAGACAGAGCGTTGATAGCGCATTTACACGAAACATTACGTTGCGTTAGATTATTTAACGACGACGggtgtagaaaattatttaaatcgttACGCGAAGATTACCAAAAACGATCTCCTTATATTGCGTATTTGATTAGATGTCGTCAAGGATTACTCTCTACATTGGCTCATTTGGATAG ATTATGTATTAGAGTGAAATGTGATCGAGATGCTGTTAATAATCATCTTGTATCTGCTTGCGTGAAAGtttttttagaaaagaaagaatccCTTTTACTACGTTTTTGTgatgaatttaaaaagttaacaTTAGCAGATGAAAAACAAGACTTGGTCGATAGCTTTCTAAGCAAACTTAATACGAAAATAGACAATGATTCAATTTGGCAGT GTGCTTGCGAAAATCAACTAAATTTGGCAAGAGTTGTAGTTGAAAGGACTGTAATGGCACGTGTTTACCACAACGCGCTTTATCCAAATGGAGACGGTGACGTTTACAGGGACCAATTACTTCATGATCATATTAAAAAACTGGCCAATGTTGTAACGCCGAACCACAAGGATTTACGAATTCCtaaaatataccattacgaatgTCCCTGGCCATGGGCTCAAGCGGAATTAGCTGTGATATCAGCATATAAGACACCTAGAGATAAGTTGCAATGTGTCTTTCGTTGTGCTACCACCATCATGAACTTGCTTTCGATGGCAACCGAGAGGGGAGTACCCGCAGCCGATGATCTAATTCCTGTATTAGTCTACGTTATCATTAAA aCTAACCCGCCGTCCTTACTTTCCACTATACAATATGTGGATAGTTTCTATGGGAATCGATTAGGAGGAGAAGAACAATATTGGTGGACGCAATTTTGTTCCGCGATTGAATTTATAAAGACTATGGATTAA
- the LOC132905418 gene encoding probable 18S rRNA (guanine-N(7))-methyltransferase — protein MSRRPEHLAPPELFYNETEAQKYTQNSRMIDIQNQMCKRAIELLLLPEDKTFLLLDIGCGSGLSGSVIEENEHVWIGIDISSAMLGVALEREVDGDLILGDMGQGMPFKAGCFDGAISISALQWLCNADKNSHDPSKRLYKFFSTLFSCLSRSARAVFQFYPENSEQIELITTQATKAGFYGGVIVDFPNSTKAKKYFLVLMTGGPSVLPQALGVNELNSNVSYTSRRERMKKTKGKYLKNSKEWIIEKKERRRRQGRKVPEDSKYTGRRRCGRF, from the exons atgtcGAGACGTCCAGAACATCTAGCACCACCTGAACTG TTCTACAATGAGACAGAAGctcaaaaatatacacaaaa TTCTCGAATGATAGATATACAGAATCAAATGTGTAAACGGGCCATAGAACTTCTTCTTCTACCAGAAGATAAGACTTTTTTACTCTTAGATATTGGTTGTGGTTCTGGTTTAAGTGGCAGTGTAATCGAGGAAAATGAACATGTATGGATAGGAATCGATATATCTTCAGCGATGCTTG GTGTAGCATTAGAAAGAGAAGTAGACGGAGATTTAATTTTAGGAGATATGGGCCAAGGAATGCCATTTAAAGCAGGATGTTTTGATGGAGCAATTAGTATTTCTGCATTACAATGGTTATGTAATGCAGATAAAAATTCACATGATCCATCAAAacgattatataaatttttttctaccTTGTTTTCATGTTTGTCGAGATCAGCTAGAGCTGTGTTTCAATTTTACCCTGAAAATAGCGAACAGATTGAATTAATTACAACACAAGCAACAAAAGCAGGCTTTTATGGAGGCGTAATTGTAGATTTTCCAAACAGTACTAAAgcaaaaaaatactttttagtTTTAATGACAGGTGGACCTTCTGTTCTTCCACAAGCTTTAGGTGTGAATGAACTTAACTCAAATGTCTCTTACACATCTAGAAG GGAACGGATGAAGAAAACGAAAggtaaatatttgaagaatagTAAAGAGTGGAttattgaaaagaaagaaagacgtCGAAGACAAGGAAGGAAAGTTCCAGAAGATTCAAAATATACTGGAAGAAGAAGATGTGGGAGATTTTGA